From Bradyrhizobium sp. 4:
ACGGCCCCTGCATGCCCGCCACGATATCGATGTCGTCGATCTTGACCCGCCAGACGAAGGGGCCGACCACCACCGCCAGGATCAGAACGAGGAGCAGGAACGCACTGACCACGGCAAGCTTGTGCCGGCTATAGCGCCGCCACGTCTCGCGCCAGGGCGAGTAGACGCGCCGCTCAGCGGAGGGAGATGCGAGGGTCAAGCCAGCCATAAAGAACGTCCGCGATGAGATTGAACAGCACGACCAGGCACGCAAAGACGAAGGTGACGGCCATCACCACCGGCGTGTCGTTGGAAAGGATGGAGGAGATCAGCAGCGAGCCGATGCCGGGGATGCGGAAAATCTGCTCGGTGACGATCGCGCCGCCGAACACCGCCGGGATTTGCAACGCAATCAGCGTGACGACCGGGATCATCGCGTTGCGCATCACGTGCTTGATGATCACCCGCCGCTGGCCGATGCCCTTGGCGCGCGCGGTGGTGACGTAGTCGAGCCGGATGACGTCGAGCATCGCCGAGCGCACGAAACGTGTCATCGACGCAGCCTGGAACAGGCCGAGCACCGCCACCGGCATGATCGCCTGACGGATCATCTCCAGCACCCAGTGAATACCAGTGCCCTTGATGTCGGTCGTGTAGACGAAAGGCAGCCAGTCCAGCGTGACCGAGAAGATCAGGATGAACAGGATGCCGGTGAAGAAGGTCGGCAGCGAGAAGCCGACAAAGGCGAGCGTGTTGGCGACCTGGTCGAACAGCGAATAAGGTTTCGTCGCGGCATAGACCCCGACCGGGATCGCGATCAGGAGCGCCAGAATCTGCGCCGAGCCGATCACGTAGAGCGTTGTGGGCAGTCGCTGGAGAATGAGCGTGTCGACGTTCATCCGGCTGACGAAGGAGAAACCCCAGTCGCCGTGCAGCATGGCGTTGAGCCAATGCAGGTAACGAAGGTAGATCGGATCGTCGAGGCCGAACTTCGCCCGAAGCGCGAGAGCGACTTCGGGCGGCACGTTCGGATTGGTCGCCAGCTCCGAGAAGGGATCGCCCGGGGCGAGTGCGAGCACGACGAACAGCACCAGCGAGATTCCGAGCAGGCTCGGAATCGCGATCAGGAGGCGACGCAGGACATACTGGCTCATGAAGAAGGACCGCTCTAGGCGTGCGTGATCATTCTTCGCGGTACCAGTCGAACAAATTGTCGGTCTCGTTGGCCCAGCCGGAAACGACCGGGCGCAGATTGTTGGCGGCCGCCTCGACCTTCAGGCGGTGCTGTACCGGGATGAAAACGATGTCCTGGTACATGAGATCATTGGCCTTGATGTAGAGCGCCGCGCGCTTGACCGGATCCATCTCGCCGTCCGCGGCCAGGATCGTCGCGTCGTACTCCTTGTTGACCCAGCGCGGGAAGTTGGTGCCCTGCCACTTGTTCTCCTTGGTGGCGACGAGGTTCGAAAGGTAGCGACGCATATGCTGCGACGGATCGGGCTGGCTCAGCGGGATCTGGAACATCTCCATGTCGGCGTAGAACTTGGAATAGGTATCGGGATTGCCGACGTCGGAGGAGAAGAACACGGAGGCGACGACCGATTTCAGCTCGACGTCGATGCCCGCCTTCTGGCACGCCTGCTTGACGATCGCCTGCGTCTTCTGGCGCGGCCCGTTGATCGCGGTCTGGTAGAGGAGCTTCAGCTTCTTGCCGTCCTTCTCGCGGATGCCGTCGGCGCCCGGCTTCCAGCCGGCGTCGTCCAGGATCTTCGAGGCCTTCTCGACGCTGAACTCCCACGAGGTGTTCTTGGACACGAATTTTTCGGGCCCGTTGAGGAAGTTGGCGGTGGTACGGCCAGCGCGGCCGTAGATCGCCTTCTTGACTGACTCGCGATCGATCAGCAGCGAGAGCGCCTTGCGCACCGCTGGATCAGAAAACAGCGGGTGCTTGGTCTTGATCGAGGAGCGTTCGCCATCGACCTCGGTGTTGGGATCGGTGAAGTTCAGCGCGATGAATTCGGTGTCGCCACCCACGGCGTAGACGGTCTTTCCCTTGCCGCCCTTCTCCAGGCGCAGCAGCACGTCGTCCTCGACCTGAATGTTCCAGCCGAAATCATATTCGCCGGTCTGGATCACCGCGCGCGCGGCAGAGACGGCGTCGCCGCCGCCCTTCATCTCGATCGAATCGAAATAGGGCCGGTTCGCCATGTGATAATCGGGATTGATCACGCCGCGGACAAGATCGCCCGGCTTGAACTCGACGAACTTGTAGGGGCCGGTGCCGACCGGCGAGAGGTTGGTCGGCGCCTCCCGCGACTTGGACCCCATATAGTCCTTGAACAGATGTTTCGGGATGATGGTATTGGGAGCCCCGACAAAAGCGTCGGCCCAGAACGGCGTCGGCTTGTTGAAGAGGATGCGGACCGTGAGGTCGTCCACCTTCTCGACAGTGATGTCGCGGAGCGTCGCGATCGTCAGCGCGGAGGTCGCCGGATCCTTGGCATATTCCCAGTTGAAGACGACGTCGTCGGCCGTGAACGGCGTGCCGTCGTGCCATTTGACGCCGGGCTTGAGCTTCCAGGTCACCGACTTGCCGTCGGCGGCGAGGCCACCGTTCTGGATCGAGGGAGTTTCGGCGGCCAGAACCAGCTTCATGTTGCCGTCGGGATCCCAACAGGCGAGCGGCTCGTAGAACAGGCGCGCGCCGTCCTGGTCCTTGGTGCCGGTGGCAAAATGCGGATTGAGCAGGGTGGGCCCCTGCCACCACAGCAGCTTGAGCGCACCACCGCCGCCGCGCTTGGTCGGCTTGTAGGTCGAGGCGCCCTCAGCCATCGCGACGCCGCCAAGCGCGAGGATCTGGTTGGCCAAAGGCGCGGTGAGACCCACGGCAGCCAGGCGCTGAATGAAGCCGCGGCGATCCATTCGCCCGTCCTTCACGTCACCGATCATCGAACGCAGTTCTTTATCCAGCATGGTTGTCCCCGTCTGGTTCCCGTATGGATGCAGGCGGTCGCGCGGGGCGACCACCAAGTTGGCTGGCGGTAGATGGCACACCGAATGGGCCGCGCGTCAACCGGGACCGTGTGTATGCAAACGGTCTTCTGACTGTCTGTTGGGCAAAATCATATTCCGCAGCCCATCCGTTCGGCAATCCAGCATCAAAACACGCTGAATTCCGCGCTGCACTGCAGAAAATTTGATCGCCGGATCAGACGAAGTATCGAGGCGAAATTCTACGCTACGGACATGTCGAGCGGCGGCGCGACGTTGTCTGGCAGCGGACAGACGTAAGGCGTCTTGGCCGTCCGCTTCTTAAGGTCAGCCTTGGCAGCCTTGATCAGCTCCGGGTCCGTCAGCGCCTTGATGCCGATGCCGGCCATCGCCTTGGCGGCCTGCACCATGGCCTTGTGGGCATGCGCGCTCTTGCCCTGCGCGACCACCTGCCAGGTGTGGAAGGGCGTACCGATTGCAACCGTGGGTGCGTGAACCTGCACGGTCGGCACCACCCAGCTCACGTCGCCGACGTCGGTCGAACCGACCAGCGGATTGCGCTTGGCATCGAGTGGCACCAGGAAGTCAGCCAGCGGCCGGTCGGTCGGCTCCATGCCGATCGCGTAATAGACCGACTCGATGTCCTTGTCGCTCAGCGTCGCGCGGATCTCCGTGGCAAAGCCCTTGTCTGCGTCGTCGAAATGCGGCGGTCCGAGCTCTTCCATGACCCGGTGCAGCGCGTGCTCCAGCGGCGTGTTCGGCAGGATGTTGGAAACCGCGGAGATGATCTTCATCTCGACCTTGGTCTCGGTCATCAGCGCCGCGCCGTCCGCGATCTTGCTCACGCGTCCGACCAGCTCGTTCATGCCGGGCAGATCACGGGCGCGGATCGAATAACGCACGCGCGCATGCGCCTGCACCACGTTCGGGGCGATGCCACCGGTGTCGAGCAGCGCGTAGTGCACGCGCGCGTCGCTCGGCATGTGCTCGCGCATATAGTTCACGCCGACATTCATCAGCTCCACGGCGTCGAGCGCGGAGCGGCCGAGATGCGGCGAGGCCGCCGCATGCGAGGTGCGGCCGGTGAAGATGAAGTCGGCGCGGGTGTTGGCGAGTGACGGCGTCACAGCGACTTCCCAGAAGCTGTGCGGATGCCAGGTGATGGCGATGTCGGCGTCTTCAAATGCGCCGGAGCGCACCATGAAGGCTTTTGCCGCGCCGCCCTCCTCCGCGGGGCAGCCGTAATAGCGCACGCGACCCGGCACCTTGTTCTCGGCAAGCCAGTCCTTCACCGCCGTCGCGGCGAGGAGAGCTGCGGAACCGAGCAGATTGTGACCGCAGCCATGGCCGTGGCCACCGGTCTCGACCGGACGATGCTCCGCGACGCCCGCCTCCTGGCTGAGGCCCGGCAGCGCGTCATATTCCCCCATGAATGCAATGA
This genomic window contains:
- a CDS encoding ABC transporter permease; this translates as MSQYVLRRLLIAIPSLLGISLVLFVVLALAPGDPFSELATNPNVPPEVALALRAKFGLDDPIYLRYLHWLNAMLHGDWGFSFVSRMNVDTLILQRLPTTLYVIGSAQILALLIAIPVGVYAATKPYSLFDQVANTLAFVGFSLPTFFTGILFILIFSVTLDWLPFVYTTDIKGTGIHWVLEMIRQAIMPVAVLGLFQAASMTRFVRSAMLDVIRLDYVTTARAKGIGQRRVIIKHVMRNAMIPVVTLIALQIPAVFGGAIVTEQIFRIPGIGSLLISSILSNDTPVVMAVTFVFACLVVLFNLIADVLYGWLDPRISLR
- a CDS encoding peptide ABC transporter substrate-binding protein, which encodes MLDKELRSMIGDVKDGRMDRRGFIQRLAAVGLTAPLANQILALGGVAMAEGASTYKPTKRGGGGALKLLWWQGPTLLNPHFATGTKDQDGARLFYEPLACWDPDGNMKLVLAAETPSIQNGGLAADGKSVTWKLKPGVKWHDGTPFTADDVVFNWEYAKDPATSALTIATLRDITVEKVDDLTVRILFNKPTPFWADAFVGAPNTIIPKHLFKDYMGSKSREAPTNLSPVGTGPYKFVEFKPGDLVRGVINPDYHMANRPYFDSIEMKGGGDAVSAARAVIQTGEYDFGWNIQVEDDVLLRLEKGGKGKTVYAVGGDTEFIALNFTDPNTEVDGERSSIKTKHPLFSDPAVRKALSLLIDRESVKKAIYGRAGRTTANFLNGPEKFVSKNTSWEFSVEKASKILDDAGWKPGADGIREKDGKKLKLLYQTAINGPRQKTQAIVKQACQKAGIDVELKSVVASVFFSSDVGNPDTYSKFYADMEMFQIPLSQPDPSQHMRRYLSNLVATKENKWQGTNFPRWVNKEYDATILAADGEMDPVKRAALYIKANDLMYQDIVFIPVQHRLKVEAAANNLRPVVSGWANETDNLFDWYREE
- a CDS encoding M20 family metallopeptidase — its product is MDNRSDIWRGIDAIKARFIDLSDKVWGMPEVCYTEARSAAEHLAELRHQGFRITEQVAGIPTAVMGEWGEGGPVIAFMGEYDALPGLSQEAGVAEHRPVETGGHGHGCGHNLLGSAALLAATAVKDWLAENKVPGRVRYYGCPAEEGGAAKAFMVRSGAFEDADIAITWHPHSFWEVAVTPSLANTRADFIFTGRTSHAAASPHLGRSALDAVELMNVGVNYMREHMPSDARVHYALLDTGGIAPNVVQAHARVRYSIRARDLPGMNELVGRVSKIADGAALMTETKVEMKIISAVSNILPNTPLEHALHRVMEELGPPHFDDADKGFATEIRATLSDKDIESVYYAIGMEPTDRPLADFLVPLDAKRNPLVGSTDVGDVSWVVPTVQVHAPTVAIGTPFHTWQVVAQGKSAHAHKAMVQAAKAMAGIGIKALTDPELIKAAKADLKKRTAKTPYVCPLPDNVAPPLDMSVA